In Leucobacter sp. CX169, a single genomic region encodes these proteins:
- a CDS encoding ABC-F family ATP-binding cassette domain-containing protein, whose amino-acid sequence MSLVRLNDVSVRYENAQILREAFFRLEDKDRVGLIGRNGSGKTTLLKLVLDQVQPDSGTVSVDAGTRIGYFSQFSELNGQATITEVLDGLFDEVHAVEKELAEIEAAIAAMPADFDELIHRQSELFTEMDRLDGWDYHRKIDQALTTLGFDEARRVCSIDQLSGGWRNRAALAKILLEDPDVLLLDEPTNFLDVAGVEWLESWFRDFKGAAIIVSHDRKFLDAVANRIIEVENYHLHEYSGNFGAYIIEKQFRLKTLESQFVHESELLAFEAEGIADRREAAKGGSKKLGKQLSNIKKSRAPRPVDQIITEIYGGLHVKDVLCRVNGLGKAYGEHLLFEGLSFEVRRGNRIVVLGANGSGKSTLLRVLTGEEQADAGDVAWASGAKVVSYNQVLEDLDPDDTVTHSVNAMPDSLALTATRKSVGRFLSMFQFSEADLKKRIRELSGGQRARVAMAQCLLSGASVLLLDEPTNHLDLASTQVMERALVHFPGAVVVVSHDRFFTDKVANHALVFGAEGAAVGEIEVRAA is encoded by the coding sequence ATGAGCCTCGTCAGACTCAATGACGTCAGCGTCCGCTACGAGAACGCGCAGATCCTGCGCGAGGCGTTCTTCCGCCTCGAAGATAAGGATCGCGTCGGGCTCATCGGTCGCAACGGATCGGGCAAGACGACGCTGCTGAAGCTGGTGCTCGACCAGGTACAGCCCGACTCAGGCACCGTGAGTGTCGACGCCGGCACCCGGATCGGGTACTTCTCGCAGTTCTCTGAGCTCAACGGCCAGGCGACGATCACCGAGGTGCTCGACGGGCTCTTCGACGAGGTGCACGCCGTCGAGAAGGAGCTCGCCGAGATCGAGGCGGCAATCGCCGCGATGCCCGCCGACTTCGACGAGCTCATCCACCGCCAGTCCGAGTTGTTCACCGAGATGGACCGGCTCGACGGCTGGGACTATCACCGCAAGATCGACCAGGCGCTCACGACCCTCGGGTTTGATGAGGCGCGACGGGTCTGCTCCATCGATCAGCTTTCGGGAGGGTGGCGCAACCGCGCCGCCCTCGCGAAGATCCTGCTCGAAGACCCCGACGTGCTGCTGCTGGACGAGCCGACCAACTTCCTCGATGTCGCTGGCGTCGAGTGGCTCGAATCCTGGTTCCGCGACTTTAAGGGCGCCGCGATCATCGTGTCGCACGACCGCAAGTTCCTCGACGCGGTGGCGAACCGCATCATCGAGGTCGAGAATTACCACCTGCACGAGTACTCCGGGAACTTCGGCGCGTACATCATTGAGAAGCAGTTCCGGCTGAAGACGCTCGAGTCGCAGTTCGTGCATGAGTCCGAGCTGCTCGCCTTCGAAGCCGAGGGCATCGCCGACCGACGCGAGGCGGCGAAGGGCGGGAGCAAGAAGCTGGGCAAGCAGCTCTCGAACATCAAGAAGTCGCGCGCGCCCCGCCCGGTTGACCAGATCATCACCGAGATCTACGGCGGGCTGCACGTCAAGGACGTGCTGTGCCGCGTGAACGGGCTGGGCAAGGCGTACGGCGAGCATCTCTTGTTCGAGGGTCTCAGCTTTGAGGTGCGCCGGGGCAACCGGATCGTCGTGCTCGGCGCGAACGGCTCGGGCAAGAGCACCCTGCTGCGCGTGCTGACCGGCGAAGAGCAGGCCGACGCCGGCGACGTTGCCTGGGCGTCAGGCGCGAAGGTCGTCTCGTACAACCAGGTGCTCGAAGATCTCGACCCAGACGACACCGTCACGCACTCCGTGAACGCGATGCCCGATAGCCTCGCGCTGACGGCGACGCGGAAGTCAGTGGGGCGCTTTCTTTCGATGTTCCAGTTCTCTGAGGCCGACCTCAAGAAGCGGATCCGCGAGCTTTCGGGCGGCCAGCGCGCCCGCGTGGCAATGGCGCAGTGCCTCTTGTCCGGCGCCTCAGTGCTGCTGCTCGACGAGCCCACGAACCACCTGGACCTCGCGAGCACGCAGGTGATGGAGCGCGCGCTCGTGCACTTCCCCGGGGCGGTCGTCGTGGTCAGCCATGACCGTTTCTTTACGGACAAGGTCGCGAACCACGCCCTCGTGTTCGGCGCGGAGGGCGCCGCCGTCGGCGAGATCGAGGTTCGGGCGGCGTAG
- a CDS encoding dicarboxylate/amino acid:cation symporter, producing MKFLRSMPLLVWVVVAIVLGIVTGPVMPTWLGGVFLTYNSIFSGFLSFTVPLIILGLVTPAIAELGKGAGKWLGVTAALAYGSTVLAGLLAYFVSRWLFAPSLAGGGLEALSEGSGSGFSPYITLTTGGSDSATAIVLMPVIDVMSALVLAFVVGIGLTSFRSRVIFRGAVEFRTIIEALIRRVIVPALPLFIFGIFMDLSASGSAITVVTKFVVVVLVSFGLTLVVLLVQYSIAGAMSGVNPLKALWNMRDAYFTALGTSSSAATIPVTLASTKKNGVADAVAGFVVPLCATIHLSGSMVKITCFSIAVLLLTGGDVSFASYFPFILMLGVMMIAAPGVPGGAIAAAAGLLVQMLGFGDIEVGLMFAAYIALDSFGTATNVTGDGALAMIVNRLTRGKLGAQAQDEADEDIDPLEGDVVAQHSLPKP from the coding sequence ATGAAGTTCTTGCGCTCAATGCCCTTGCTCGTCTGGGTCGTCGTCGCGATTGTCCTGGGAATCGTGACCGGTCCGGTCATGCCCACCTGGCTCGGCGGCGTCTTCCTGACCTACAACTCGATCTTCTCCGGGTTCCTGAGCTTCACCGTTCCCCTCATCATCCTCGGCCTCGTGACGCCGGCGATCGCCGAGCTCGGCAAGGGCGCCGGTAAGTGGTTGGGAGTCACCGCCGCGCTCGCCTACGGCTCGACCGTCCTCGCCGGCCTCCTCGCCTACTTCGTCAGCCGGTGGCTTTTCGCCCCGAGCCTGGCTGGCGGCGGGCTCGAAGCGCTGAGCGAGGGCTCCGGATCCGGCTTCTCGCCGTACATCACCCTCACCACCGGCGGAAGCGACTCCGCGACGGCCATCGTGCTGATGCCGGTCATCGACGTCATGAGCGCCCTCGTGCTCGCCTTCGTCGTTGGCATCGGCCTCACCAGCTTCCGCAGCCGCGTCATCTTCCGCGGTGCCGTCGAGTTCCGCACCATCATCGAGGCGCTCATCCGCCGCGTGATCGTGCCGGCGCTCCCCCTGTTCATCTTCGGCATCTTCATGGACCTCTCGGCCAGTGGCTCGGCCATCACCGTCGTGACGAAGTTCGTCGTCGTGGTGTTGGTCTCGTTCGGGCTGACGCTCGTCGTGCTGCTCGTGCAGTACTCGATCGCAGGCGCAATGTCGGGCGTAAACCCGCTCAAGGCCCTGTGGAACATGCGCGACGCATACTTCACGGCGCTCGGCACCTCGTCGTCGGCGGCGACCATCCCGGTCACGTTGGCCTCGACGAAGAAGAACGGGGTTGCCGATGCGGTGGCCGGCTTCGTCGTACCGCTGTGCGCGACGATTCACCTGTCCGGCTCGATGGTGAAGATCACCTGTTTCTCGATCGCGGTGCTGCTGCTTACCGGCGGCGACGTCTCGTTCGCGAGTTACTTCCCGTTCATCCTCATGCTCGGCGTGATGATGATTGCGGCCCCCGGCGTCCCTGGCGGCGCGATCGCCGCCGCCGCTGGGCTGCTCGTGCAGATGCTCGGCTTTGGCGACATCGAGGTGGGCCTCATGTTCGCCGCGTACATCGCCCTCGACAGCTTCGGCACCGCGACCAACGTCACCGGTGACGGGGCCCTCGCGATGATCGTCAACAGGCTCACGCGGGGCAAGCTCGGCGCGCAGGCGCAGGACGAGGCAGACGAGGACATCGACCCGCTCGAGGGCGACGTCGTAGCGCAGCACTCGCTGCCGAAACCGTAG
- a CDS encoding LCP family protein: MAKHPKDASARRSNVRHGRQHRSNAWMNGLRVVATTALVLVLSGVSVAAYAVWDLANKVQTVDLGTKVPDAAQVGSEAVEGELNILLVGSDSRAGQSLDDGEEGELNDVTMLLHVSADHQNATVISFPRDLMVPVPSCTGPEGEEDYYPAASERQFNTTLGQGGLSCVVETVSELTGLVIPYGGVVTFDGVINISNAVGGVDVCLTAPIDDPYTGLVLPAGENTLVGVEALQFLRTRHGVGDGGDTSRISNQQIFMSSMVRKLKSAETLSDPMKVYGLAKAAVENMTLSSGFTSISMMQQVASTLKNIDLNNINFVQFPNYTHPYQAGRLAPDMASAQTMMDLLRAGQPITVSATGEAVEVVGGEVAPVDPNAVAPVEGAPVEPVAPPAGALPENITGQSAATVTCSQGRTQF, encoded by the coding sequence ATGGCGAAGCACCCGAAGGACGCCTCCGCGCGTCGATCGAATGTGCGCCACGGGCGCCAGCATCGGTCGAACGCGTGGATGAACGGCCTCCGCGTGGTCGCCACCACGGCCCTCGTGCTCGTGCTCAGCGGCGTATCGGTTGCCGCCTACGCGGTGTGGGATCTTGCGAATAAGGTGCAGACCGTCGACCTCGGCACGAAGGTCCCTGACGCTGCCCAGGTAGGGTCTGAGGCGGTGGAGGGCGAGCTCAACATCCTGCTCGTGGGCTCGGACAGCCGCGCCGGACAGTCACTCGACGACGGCGAGGAGGGCGAGCTCAACGACGTCACGATGCTGCTGCACGTATCGGCCGATCACCAGAACGCGACCGTCATCAGCTTCCCCCGCGACCTCATGGTGCCGGTCCCCAGCTGCACCGGTCCGGAAGGCGAAGAGGACTACTACCCCGCGGCAAGCGAACGCCAGTTCAACACCACGCTCGGTCAGGGCGGTCTGTCTTGCGTGGTCGAGACGGTCTCGGAGCTCACCGGCCTCGTAATTCCCTACGGTGGCGTCGTTACCTTCGACGGCGTGATCAACATCTCGAACGCCGTCGGCGGCGTGGACGTTTGTCTCACGGCTCCGATTGACGACCCCTACACCGGCCTGGTGCTGCCCGCCGGCGAGAACACCCTCGTGGGCGTTGAAGCCCTGCAGTTCCTGCGCACGCGCCACGGAGTCGGCGACGGCGGCGATACGAGCCGCATCAGTAACCAGCAGATCTTCATGTCGAGCATGGTGCGCAAGCTCAAGAGCGCCGAGACGCTGTCTGACCCGATGAAGGTGTACGGCCTGGCGAAGGCCGCCGTCGAGAACATGACGCTCTCGAGCGGATTCACCTCAATCTCGATGATGCAGCAGGTCGCGTCGACCCTCAAGAACATCGATCTCAACAACATCAACTTCGTGCAGTTCCCGAACTACACGCACCCGTATCAGGCAGGTCGCCTGGCCCCGGACATGGCATCGGCACAAACCATGATGGACCTGTTGCGGGCAGGCCAGCCGATCACCGTGTCGGCCACCGGTGAAGCGGTCGAGGTCGTCGGCGGCGAGGTCGCACCGGTCGACCCGAACGCGGTTGCCCCTGTCGAGGGTGCGCCGGTCGAACCGGTGGCTCCGCCTGCGGGTGCCCTGCCTGAGAACATCACGGGCCAGTCCGCCGCGACGGTGACTTGTTCGCAGGGGCGCACACAGTTCTAG
- a CDS encoding HAD family hydrolase, translating into MTRLIALDLDGTVLFHDGTFDPRIAEVLRLLEAAGHEIVIATGRSVDATLPIVEQLKIKPRWVVACNGAVVLARDPLANRGYRVEYSETFDTTEVLTRIRTHLLTARYAIEDADGLFLYTEAIPDATLPTRKRQVPFEQLLGVQATRVVVVSPDHQLEEFLRVVEKMGLSSVSYAIGWTAWLDIAPDGVTKASALERILARLEIPRDRVLAAGDGRNDIQMLEWAAHRGVAVAMGQAPADVKAVANHVTGTVEDGGLAAALEAEFPEILAPR; encoded by the coding sequence GTGACCCGCCTGATTGCGCTCGACCTCGACGGCACCGTTCTCTTCCATGACGGCACGTTCGATCCCAGGATCGCGGAGGTGCTGCGTCTGCTCGAGGCCGCGGGCCACGAGATCGTCATCGCAACGGGCCGATCGGTGGACGCGACGCTCCCCATCGTTGAGCAGCTGAAGATTAAGCCGCGCTGGGTCGTCGCCTGCAACGGCGCGGTCGTGCTCGCGCGCGACCCGCTGGCAAACCGCGGCTACCGCGTCGAGTATTCCGAGACGTTCGACACGACCGAGGTACTCACACGCATCCGCACCCACCTGCTCACGGCGCGCTACGCGATCGAGGATGCGGACGGGTTGTTCCTCTATACCGAGGCGATCCCGGACGCGACGTTGCCGACGCGCAAGCGTCAGGTCCCGTTTGAGCAGCTGCTCGGCGTGCAGGCGACGCGTGTCGTCGTCGTGTCGCCCGACCACCAGCTCGAGGAATTCCTCAGAGTCGTCGAGAAGATGGGACTGTCGAGCGTCTCGTACGCTATCGGCTGGACCGCGTGGCTCGACATCGCGCCGGACGGCGTGACGAAGGCCTCGGCGCTTGAGCGCATCCTTGCGCGGCTCGAGATTCCGCGCGACCGCGTGCTCGCGGCCGGCGATGGCCGCAACGACATTCAGATGCTCGAGTGGGCCGCCCACCGAGGCGTCGCCGTCGCGATGGGGCAGGCCCCGGCGGACGTCAAGGCGGTCGCGAACCACGTCACGGGCACGGTCGAAGACGGCGGACTTGCCGCCGCGCTTGAGGCCGAGTTTCCGGAGATTCTCGCACCCCGCTAA
- the serS gene encoding serine--tRNA ligase, which translates to MIDPTLLRTDPDAVKRSQRARGNDESVVDRAIAADDARRAALSEYETLRAEQNQFGKKVAKASKDERTVLLARASDLAAQVKAANVRAGEAEAAFADIALTIENVVIDAVPAGGEENFVTLREVGEIPSFDFEARDHLQIGEALGAIDMERGAKVSGARFYFLRGIGARLELAIMQMALNQALEHGFIPLITPTLVKPEIMRGTGFLGEHSDEVYRLAEDDLYLTGTSEVALAGYHSDEILDLTRGPIRYAGWSTCYRREAGSHGKDTRGILRVHQFNKLEMFVYTTPAEAEAEHDRLVAWQEAMLQALGLSYRVIDVAAGDLGSSAARKFDIEAWVPTQGAYRELTSTSNCTSYQARRLKTRFRNEDGKSEMVATLNGTLATTRWIVAILETHQQADGSVRVPEALRPYLGGLEVLVPEGVTSAAGSASE; encoded by the coding sequence GTGATCGATCCCACTCTCCTCCGCACTGACCCCGATGCCGTCAAGCGCTCGCAGCGCGCCCGAGGAAACGACGAGTCGGTGGTCGACCGTGCGATAGCCGCGGACGACGCGCGTCGTGCCGCCCTCAGCGAGTACGAGACGCTGCGCGCCGAACAGAACCAGTTCGGCAAGAAGGTCGCGAAAGCGTCGAAGGACGAGCGCACGGTGCTGCTCGCCCGCGCCTCCGATCTCGCGGCGCAGGTGAAGGCGGCCAACGTGCGAGCGGGCGAGGCTGAGGCCGCGTTCGCCGACATCGCCCTCACGATCGAGAACGTCGTGATTGACGCCGTCCCTGCCGGGGGCGAGGAGAACTTCGTCACGCTGCGCGAGGTCGGCGAGATCCCGAGCTTCGACTTCGAGGCCCGCGACCACCTGCAGATTGGCGAGGCACTCGGCGCGATCGATATGGAGCGCGGCGCGAAGGTGTCTGGCGCTCGCTTCTACTTCCTCCGTGGCATCGGCGCGCGCCTCGAGCTCGCGATCATGCAGATGGCGCTGAACCAGGCGCTCGAGCACGGCTTCATCCCGCTCATCACGCCGACGCTCGTCAAGCCCGAGATCATGCGCGGCACCGGCTTCCTGGGTGAGCACTCCGATGAGGTGTACCGCCTCGCCGAGGACGACCTCTACCTCACGGGCACGAGCGAGGTGGCGCTTGCCGGGTACCATTCCGACGAAATCCTTGACCTCACGCGTGGGCCGATCCGCTACGCCGGCTGGTCCACCTGCTACCGCCGCGAGGCGGGTTCGCACGGCAAGGACACCCGCGGGATCCTGCGCGTGCACCAGTTCAACAAGCTCGAGATGTTCGTCTACACGACGCCCGCCGAGGCCGAGGCCGAGCACGATCGCCTCGTCGCCTGGCAGGAAGCGATGCTGCAGGCGCTGGGCCTCAGCTACCGCGTCATCGACGTCGCCGCGGGCGACCTCGGTTCGAGCGCAGCCCGCAAGTTCGACATCGAGGCGTGGGTGCCGACCCAGGGTGCGTACCGCGAACTCACCTCGACGAGCAACTGCACGAGCTACCAGGCTCGCCGTCTGAAGACGCGCTTCCGTAACGAAGACGGCAAGTCCGAGATGGTGGCGACGCTGAACGGCACCCTCGCGACCACCCGCTGGATCGTCGCAATCCTGGAGACCCACCAGCAGGCGGACGGCAGTGTGCGCGTTCCCGAGGCGCTGCGCCCGTACCTGGGCGGCCTCGAGGTGCTCGTACCCGAGGGTGTCACGAGCGCCGCTGGGAGCGCCTCCGAGTGA
- a CDS encoding diacylglycerol kinase family protein, which translates to MPEPRFNTLPRAVVVYHPLKTNLAQLRVAVDHQEAAAGWAPTEWVETAAEDAGLSAARTAAKSGASVVLAAGGDGTVRAVAEGLRDSETALAVIPQGTGNLLARNIGAPLNDLEEAVRAAFHGVNRPLDLGVATIVRPDGTEDEHVFLVLAGMGLDARAISLTRSNLKRRVGWLAYVDAGLRTMIKDAALKVRYSVNGSPEKPLTVYTVMIGNCGLLPGGVLLIPNAKIDDGVLDVVALRPLGPFSWLHIWSKLSWENGVLRKSKTGRKIINLVSDTRHVTYLQARTFSLTVAKPEPVQLDGDDFGEALAVRGNVDPGALRLRVLPGWADKVQLG; encoded by the coding sequence ATGCCAGAACCACGCTTCAACACCCTCCCCCGAGCGGTCGTTGTGTACCACCCGCTGAAGACGAACCTGGCCCAGCTGCGCGTCGCGGTGGACCACCAGGAGGCGGCTGCGGGATGGGCCCCGACCGAGTGGGTCGAGACCGCGGCGGAGGACGCCGGGCTCTCGGCGGCACGCACAGCGGCGAAAAGCGGGGCAAGCGTCGTGCTCGCCGCGGGCGGCGATGGGACGGTGCGCGCGGTCGCGGAGGGCCTACGCGACAGCGAGACGGCGCTCGCCGTGATCCCTCAGGGCACGGGGAACCTGCTGGCACGGAACATCGGAGCCCCGCTCAATGACCTCGAAGAGGCGGTGCGCGCCGCGTTCCATGGGGTGAATCGACCGCTCGACCTCGGCGTCGCCACGATCGTCCGTCCCGATGGGACGGAGGACGAACACGTCTTCCTCGTGCTGGCGGGCATGGGGCTCGACGCGCGCGCCATCTCGCTCACGCGAAGCAATCTCAAGCGACGTGTCGGCTGGCTCGCGTACGTCGATGCTGGCCTACGCACCATGATCAAAGACGCCGCGCTCAAGGTGCGCTACTCCGTCAACGGCTCGCCCGAGAAACCCCTGACGGTGTACACCGTGATGATCGGCAACTGCGGCCTGCTGCCCGGGGGCGTCCTGCTGATACCCAATGCGAAGATCGACGACGGCGTGCTCGATGTCGTTGCCCTGCGCCCGCTCGGCCCCTTCTCATGGCTCCATATTTGGAGCAAGCTCAGCTGGGAGAACGGGGTGCTGCGGAAGTCGAAGACGGGCCGCAAGATCATCAACCTCGTGAGCGACACCCGGCACGTCACCTACTTGCAGGCGCGCACCTTTTCGCTGACGGTCGCGAAGCCCGAACCCGTGCAGCTCGACGGCGATGACTTCGGCGAGGCCCTCGCGGTGCGCGGCAACGTCGACCCCGGGGCGCTCCGCCTGCGGGTGCTCCCGGGCTGGGCCGACAAGGTTCAGCTGGGCTGA
- a CDS encoding PadR family transcriptional regulator, with protein sequence MDTTQLLKGVLDAAVLAVVQHEDGYGYDILRRLRDAGLDQVGDASVYGTLRRLYAAGALSTYVVPSDGGPHRKYYSMTPAGEELLEQQRTDWSRFSDTLGSLLGTTSLTTGDPA encoded by the coding sequence ATGGACACCACGCAACTCCTCAAGGGGGTGCTCGACGCCGCAGTGCTCGCGGTCGTGCAACACGAGGACGGCTACGGCTACGACATCTTGCGCCGCCTGCGCGATGCCGGGCTCGACCAGGTCGGCGACGCCTCGGTGTACGGCACACTGCGCCGGCTCTACGCCGCGGGGGCCCTGTCCACTTACGTCGTCCCCTCGGACGGCGGGCCGCACCGCAAGTACTACAGTATGACGCCGGCCGGCGAGGAACTTCTCGAGCAGCAGCGCACCGACTGGTCGCGATTCTCAGACACCCTGGGCTCCCTCCTCGGGACCACCTCGCTCACGACGGGAGACCCCGCATGA
- the pheA gene encoding prephenate dehydratase: MSDHVNPARRRYSYLGPAGTFTEAALAQVPEAVGQDWHPVANVGEALADVVSGASDAAMIAIENSVDGGVTVAQDALATIPGLRIIGEYLVPVRFLLVARPGTTLEEASVVAAHPVAYGQTRNWLDANTPGHRHIPASSNVQAAADLFEDSGVNAAVAPPGIVDHYDVDVLATGIGDNPNAMTRFVLVSRTAPIGTPTGADKTSLIVELPEDRAGALLELLEQFATRGVNLTLLASRPIGDRMGRYRFVIDAEGHVLDERVADALLGVKRFSPLVVFLGSYPRADKLPATIRSQQDDDTFRDARDWLRGVVEGTADGLN; the protein is encoded by the coding sequence ATGTCCGATCACGTGAACCCCGCCCGCCGCCGCTACAGCTACCTGGGCCCGGCCGGCACGTTTACGGAGGCCGCGCTCGCGCAGGTGCCCGAGGCCGTCGGCCAGGACTGGCACCCGGTCGCGAACGTCGGTGAGGCGCTCGCCGACGTCGTCTCGGGGGCGAGCGATGCCGCGATGATCGCGATCGAGAACTCGGTCGACGGCGGGGTGACGGTCGCGCAGGACGCGCTCGCGACGATTCCGGGCCTGCGCATCATCGGCGAGTACCTCGTGCCCGTGCGATTCCTGCTCGTCGCCCGACCCGGCACAACTCTCGAGGAGGCCAGCGTCGTCGCCGCGCACCCGGTCGCCTACGGGCAGACCCGCAACTGGCTCGACGCGAACACCCCGGGCCACCGGCACATCCCGGCGTCGTCGAACGTGCAGGCCGCGGCCGACCTCTTCGAGGATTCCGGAGTCAACGCCGCCGTCGCGCCCCCCGGCATCGTCGATCACTACGACGTCGACGTGCTCGCGACCGGCATCGGCGACAACCCGAACGCTATGACGCGCTTTGTCCTCGTCTCGCGCACGGCCCCGATTGGCACTCCCACGGGGGCCGACAAGACGAGCCTCATCGTCGAGTTGCCTGAGGACCGCGCCGGTGCGCTGCTCGAGCTCCTCGAACAGTTCGCGACCCGCGGCGTCAACCTGACGCTGCTTGCGTCGCGCCCGATCGGCGACCGGATGGGCCGCTACCGCTTCGTCATCGACGCCGAGGGGCATGTGCTCGACGAACGTGTGGCCGACGCGCTGCTCGGCGTGAAGCGGTTCAGCCCGCTCGTCGTGTTCCTGGGCTCCTACCCCCGCGCCGACAAGCTGCCGGCGACGATTCGCTCGCAGCAGGACGACGACACGTTCCGCGACGCCCGCGACTGGCTGCGCGGCGTGGTCGAGGGCACGGCCGACGGCCTGAACTAG
- the pgm gene encoding phosphoglucomutase (alpha-D-glucose-1,6-bisphosphate-dependent) — MHERAGTPALPEDLIDLEALLAAYTDIEPDPAVAAQRVVFGTSGHRGSSLSASFNEAHIVAICVAIAEYRAGQGISGPLFLGADTHPLSAPAEHTAREVLSAAGVHVLARSGSGDEIYVPTPAVSRAILAHNRARATDDPGRADGIVVTPSHNPPRDGGFKYNPPHGGPADSDATNWIAARANELLEAGVEAVPRSGTHGVIGTPVGRADFLGDYVDALGDVINLDAIRSAGVRIGAHPLGGASVAYWAAIRDRHELNLTVLGPGVDPRWSFMSLDWDGKIRMDPSSPNAMASVLEHQQRFDVVTANDADADRHGIVTPDGGLMNPNHFLAVAIDYLLQHRPDWPVESAIGKTLVSSAMIDRVVAMHGRRLLEVPVGFKWFVPGLADGSVVFGGEESAGASFLCFDGSAWSTDKDGILLALLAAEIRAVTGQSPSERYRELAAKLGEPAYARVDAAATPAQKKRLAGLSAADIADTELAGDPIAAIMTEAPSGDPIGGLKVQTEHAWFAARPSGTEDVYKIYAESFRGPQHLAEVQEAAREIVSRALAS, encoded by the coding sequence ATGCACGAGCGCGCCGGAACCCCTGCCCTGCCCGAGGACCTCATTGACCTTGAGGCGCTTCTTGCGGCCTATACGGACATAGAGCCCGACCCGGCGGTCGCCGCCCAGCGTGTCGTGTTTGGCACCTCGGGACACCGCGGCAGCTCGCTCTCCGCCTCCTTCAACGAGGCGCACATCGTCGCGATCTGCGTCGCGATCGCCGAGTACCGCGCAGGCCAGGGCATCTCCGGCCCCCTCTTTCTCGGCGCCGACACGCACCCGCTCTCGGCCCCGGCCGAGCACACTGCCCGCGAGGTGCTCTCCGCCGCGGGCGTGCACGTGCTCGCGCGCTCCGGTTCGGGCGACGAGATTTACGTGCCCACCCCCGCGGTGAGCCGGGCGATCCTGGCACACAACCGGGCGCGCGCGACCGACGACCCGGGGCGCGCCGACGGAATCGTGGTGACCCCGAGCCATAACCCGCCGCGCGACGGCGGCTTCAAGTACAACCCCCCGCACGGCGGCCCCGCCGACTCCGACGCGACGAACTGGATCGCCGCGCGCGCGAATGAACTGCTCGAGGCAGGCGTCGAGGCGGTGCCCCGCTCGGGCACGCACGGTGTGATCGGCACTCCGGTCGGCCGGGCCGACTTCCTCGGCGACTACGTCGACGCGCTGGGCGACGTCATCAACCTCGACGCGATCCGGTCGGCCGGGGTGCGCATCGGCGCGCACCCGCTGGGCGGGGCGAGCGTCGCGTACTGGGCCGCGATCCGCGACCGTCACGAGCTGAACCTCACGGTGCTCGGCCCGGGTGTCGACCCGCGCTGGTCGTTCATGTCGCTCGACTGGGACGGGAAGATCCGCATGGATCCCTCGTCGCCCAACGCGATGGCGTCGGTGCTCGAGCACCAACAGCGCTTCGATGTCGTCACCGCGAACGACGCCGACGCCGACCGGCACGGCATCGTCACGCCCGACGGCGGGCTGATGAACCCGAATCACTTCCTCGCGGTTGCGATCGACTACCTGCTGCAGCACCGCCCCGATTGGCCCGTGGAGTCGGCGATCGGGAAAACCCTGGTGTCGTCGGCGATGATCGATCGAGTGGTCGCGATGCACGGGCGCCGCCTGCTCGAGGTGCCCGTGGGCTTCAAGTGGTTTGTCCCCGGCCTCGCCGACGGCTCGGTCGTGTTCGGCGGGGAGGAGAGCGCCGGCGCCTCCTTCCTCTGCTTCGACGGATCCGCGTGGAGCACCGACAAGGACGGGATCCTGCTGGCGCTGCTGGCCGCGGAGATCCGCGCGGTCACCGGTCAGTCGCCGTCCGAGCGCTACCGCGAACTGGCCGCGAAGCTCGGCGAACCCGCGTATGCGCGCGTCGACGCGGCGGCGACCCCCGCCCAGAAGAAGCGCCTTGCGGGGCTCTCGGCGGCGGACATCGCCGACACCGAGCTCGCGGGTGACCCCATCGCGGCGATCATGACGGAAGCGCCGAGCGGCGACCCGATCGGCGGGCTCAAGGTGCAGACCGAACACGCCTGGTTCGCCGCGCGCCCCTCGGGCACCGAGGACGTGTACAAGATTTACGCCGAGTCGTTCCGGGGACCGCAGCACCTCGCCGAGGTGCAAGAGGCGGCGCGCGAGATCGTGTCGCGGGCGCTCGCGAGCTAG